From the Paenibacillus tianjinensis genome, the window GCATTATCCACTACGACAATTTGCTCAATCGGGTAATCCTGGGCAAGCACTGCTGCAAGGCATTCTGCGATATCCTCCGCGCTGTTATAGGTAACGATATGTACACTGACTGTATTGTGGTTCATCATGTCATAACTACCCCGAATCTTGAATTCAATATTAAGCTTAAGTCAATGCATCGTAAGCTGACTCTCACCATTATAACGAAAATGGGATAAGCCCGCTATTCGCAGGTTCATGCTTAAACAACCTAATTAGAAAGTTCGTCCTCCTACAAAAAACTCCCAAGCCACGTAACGGCCCAGGAGTTCTAAAGTTATATTTTCGTATAAGGATTAAGAATCCTACTCCTTAAGCTCCAACAAAAAGTCTCTCAGCCCTTCGCGCCATGGCCGGATATCCTGGAACCCGTTTGTACGGATGGATAAATGCTCCATAACAGAGTAGCGGGGGCGCGGCGCCGGACGCGGAAACTGTTCTGTGGCACAAGGTTCAAGCTTCGCCGTAAATTTAAGGCCAAGAAGCTCTTCCGCTTCCGCGAAGATTACTTGTGTAAATTCAAACCAGGTGCAGGATTCACTGTTAGAGGCGTGGTACACACCATACTTTTCAGTCTGAATCAGCTCCAGCAGGAAGTTAGCCAAATCTACGGTATAGGTCGGAGAACCAGTTTGGTCATTCACCACTTGCAATAGCGGCTTTTCCTGTCCCAGCTTCAGCATAGTTTTCACGAAGTTGTTACCATATTTACCATACACCCAGGAGGTACGGACAATAAAATACTTAGAGGAAAGGGACTGCACCAGAATTTCTCCAGCCCGTTTCGATTTGCCGTAAATGCTCTTAGGATCGGTATTATCATATTCATGATAAGGCTGGGTGCCCATACCGTCAAAAACATAATCCGTACTAATGTACACCAGCTTAGCTCCTGCCTTTTCGGCAGCAAGGGCCACATTTCGGCTACCGGTAGCATTGATTACATAAGCTGCATCAATGTCAGTCTCCGCCGCATCGACAGCAGTATGGGCAGCGCAATGAATGACTGCATCCGGACGGAAGCCGGAGATGATCTCTATACACTGATCCAGATCCGTAATGTCCATTTCCTGACGGTCGCAGCCAAGCACCTCATGTCCCTGCTTTTGCAGCAGTAGCACAAGGTCCTGCCCAAGCTGGCCGGCTGAACCTGTAACAAGTACTCTCATGTTAGACATTACAGCGAATCCCCCAAGCGGCTGCCGTATTGAAGCGCGGCATACTTCTGGTATTCTCCGGACTGGATACGGGTCCACCATTCCTTGTTGTTCAGGTACCATTGAATCGTTTCCTTAATCCCTGTCTCAAACGTATGCTTCGGCTTCCAGCCCAGTTCGTTTGTGATCTTGGTTGGATCGATGCCGTAGCGGCGGTCATGACCAGGACGGTCCTGCACATAGGTAATTAATGAATCTGGTTTACCCAGCTCCTGGAGCACTGTGTTCACAATATGCACGTTGGTGCGCTCGTTATTCCCGCCAATGTTATAGACTTCGCCGTTTACCCCTTCATGAATTACCAGATCAATTGCGCTGCAGTGGTCTTCAACATACAGCCAGTCACGGATATTCATTCCATCGCCATACACCGGCAGCGCCTGATCCGCCAGCGCACGTGAGATCATCAGCGGGATCAGCTTCTCCGGGAACTGGTAAGGGCCATAGTTATTGGAGCAGCGTGTAATATTAACCGGTAAGCCAAAGGTTTCATGGTAAGCACGCACCAGCAAATCCCCGCCCGCTTTGCTCGCGGAATAAGGGCTATTCGGAGTCAGCGGCGTTTCCTCGGTAAAGAGACCCGTCGCGCCCAGCGTTCCGTATACTTCATCCGTGGAGACCTGGACGAACTTCGTCACGCTGTATTTTTTCGCTGCATCCAAAAGCACCTGCGTCCCCAGCACATTCGTCTTCACAAACACATCCGGCTCCAAAATACTCCGGTCCACATGCGATTCCGCCGCAAAATTGACCACTACGTCAACGCCCTGGCTGAACAGCGCATCCATCGCCTGCACATCCGTAATGTCTGCTTTGGCAAACGTGTAGTTCGGGTTTCCTTCTACAGACTTCAAATTCTCTAGGTTCCCTGCATACGTCAGCGCGTCCACGTTGACGATCTTGTATTCCGGATGCTGCTGCAGCATGTATATTACGAAGTTGCTGCCGATAAAGCCGGCTCCGCCGGTAACGAGCAGTTTCATTTGTTTAGCCCACCTTTATGTTATATGAATAAGAGTTAATCGAAATTCAGTTCGGCATCCTTAAGCAGCGGATGACGCTGATCCTTGTCAGACAGCACAGGACTGGACACCGGCCAGTCGATGCCAAGCGCCGGATCATTCCATAATATGCCGCGATCATTCTC encodes:
- the rfbD gene encoding dTDP-4-dehydrorhamnose reductase, whose amino-acid sequence is MRVLVTGSAGQLGQDLVLLLQKQGHEVLGCDRQEMDITDLDQCIEIISGFRPDAVIHCAAHTAVDAAETDIDAAYVINATGSRNVALAAEKAGAKLVYISTDYVFDGMGTQPYHEYDNTDPKSIYGKSKRAGEILVQSLSSKYFIVRTSWVYGKYGNNFVKTMLKLGQEKPLLQVVNDQTGSPTYTVDLANFLLELIQTEKYGVYHASNSESCTWFEFTQVIFAEAEELLGLKFTAKLEPCATEQFPRPAPRPRYSVMEHLSIRTNGFQDIRPWREGLRDFLLELKE
- the rfbB gene encoding dTDP-glucose 4,6-dehydratase, which produces MKLLVTGGAGFIGSNFVIYMLQQHPEYKIVNVDALTYAGNLENLKSVEGNPNYTFAKADITDVQAMDALFSQGVDVVVNFAAESHVDRSILEPDVFVKTNVLGTQVLLDAAKKYSVTKFVQVSTDEVYGTLGATGLFTEETPLTPNSPYSASKAGGDLLVRAYHETFGLPVNITRCSNNYGPYQFPEKLIPLMISRALADQALPVYGDGMNIRDWLYVEDHCSAIDLVIHEGVNGEVYNIGGNNERTNVHIVNTVLQELGKPDSLITYVQDRPGHDRRYGIDPTKITNELGWKPKHTFETGIKETIQWYLNNKEWWTRIQSGEYQKYAALQYGSRLGDSL